The Streptomyces sp. NBC_00691 genome has a segment encoding these proteins:
- a CDS encoding YhgE/Pip domain-containing protein: protein MRSPKLAALELKRFGRGKLPRAALVAILLLPLLYGALYLYSFWDPYSRLDKIPVALVNEDRGATTDGKKINAGDDITKGLLDSKTFAWHRVSDAEARKGVEDGTYYLSLTMPGDFSSRIASSSGDSPETGALRVRTNDANNYIVGQISRTVFSEVRTAASTKSSRTFLDKIFISFSDIHDATAKAAKGAGDLKQGVDKAKKGSKDLANGLKDAKAGSGDLAAGMKKLDKGAKDLQSGSRKVADGTQRLADKVNGNADKVRPYLANNGRSIRDTARLVSDSATAVRHNLDDLVKRAPVIRSAAHVADDKLAKALQEECVAKPEAATEFPALCAALKDASVTAGDVATIADDVHELTKGGDGDLKTLDARLAKLTRQADELARRAPHLDEDVEDAIRKINELNAGAKKVSAGAEKLHTGISGARTGSVNLDTGVGKLKKGAGDLDGGLFKLADGSGTLASGLKDGVDRIPDYDEQDRDRRTEVMADPVQLASQSLHKAPNYGTGFAPYFIPLSLWVGAMVAYMIIQPLNRRALAAGGSAWRIALAGWLPVAAIGVLQVAALMSVLHWGLGLQMDRAAGTVGFLALVTCCFSAIIQWLNARFGAAGRILVLAVLMLQLTSAGGTYPVQTSPGFFNAVHPFLPMSYVVEALRRLISGGGIGPVWQACAVLAAFTVGALALTAVSARRKQVWTLDRLHPELTL, encoded by the coding sequence ATGCGCTCGCCGAAACTGGCCGCGCTTGAGCTGAAGCGCTTCGGCAGGGGAAAGCTGCCGCGCGCCGCGCTCGTCGCGATCCTGCTGCTGCCCCTGCTGTACGGCGCCCTGTACCTGTACTCGTTCTGGGATCCGTACAGCAGGCTCGACAAGATCCCCGTCGCGCTCGTCAACGAGGACCGGGGCGCCACCACCGACGGCAAGAAGATCAACGCCGGTGACGACATCACCAAGGGGCTGCTGGACAGCAAGACCTTCGCCTGGCACCGGGTGAGCGACGCCGAGGCGCGCAAGGGCGTCGAGGACGGCACGTACTACCTGTCCCTGACCATGCCGGGCGACTTCAGCTCGCGCATCGCCTCCAGCTCGGGCGACTCCCCCGAGACCGGCGCCCTGCGGGTGCGGACGAACGACGCCAACAACTACATCGTCGGGCAGATCTCCCGGACGGTGTTCTCCGAGGTCCGCACCGCGGCCTCCACCAAGTCCTCCCGCACCTTCCTCGACAAGATCTTCATCTCCTTCTCCGACATCCACGACGCCACCGCGAAGGCCGCCAAGGGCGCGGGCGACCTCAAGCAGGGCGTGGACAAGGCGAAGAAGGGCTCGAAGGACCTGGCGAACGGCCTCAAGGACGCCAAGGCCGGCAGCGGTGACCTGGCCGCGGGAATGAAGAAGCTCGACAAGGGCGCCAAGGACCTGCAGAGCGGCTCCCGCAAGGTCGCGGACGGCACGCAGCGGCTCGCCGACAAGGTGAACGGCAACGCCGACAAGGTCCGCCCCTATCTGGCGAACAACGGCCGGTCGATCCGCGACACCGCGCGACTCGTCTCGGACTCCGCCACCGCGGTCCGCCACAACCTCGACGACCTGGTGAAGCGCGCCCCGGTGATCCGCAGCGCGGCGCACGTGGCCGACGACAAGCTGGCCAAGGCCCTCCAGGAGGAGTGCGTGGCGAAGCCGGAGGCCGCCACCGAGTTCCCCGCCCTCTGCGCCGCGCTCAAGGACGCCTCGGTCACGGCCGGCGACGTCGCCACCATCGCGGACGACGTCCACGAGCTGACCAAGGGCGGCGACGGCGACCTCAAGACCCTCGACGCGCGGCTCGCGAAGCTCACACGGCAGGCCGACGAGCTGGCCCGCCGCGCCCCGCACCTCGACGAGGACGTCGAGGACGCCATCCGGAAGATCAACGAGCTCAACGCGGGCGCGAAGAAGGTCTCCGCCGGCGCGGAGAAGCTGCACACCGGCATCAGCGGCGCCAGGACCGGCTCCGTGAACCTCGACACCGGCGTCGGAAAGCTCAAGAAGGGCGCGGGCGACCTCGACGGCGGCCTGTTCAAGCTGGCCGACGGTTCGGGCACCCTGGCCTCCGGCCTCAAGGACGGGGTCGACCGGATCCCCGACTACGACGAGCAGGACCGCGACCGGCGTACGGAGGTCATGGCAGACCCCGTGCAGCTGGCCTCCCAGTCGCTGCACAAGGCACCGAACTACGGCACCGGTTTCGCCCCGTACTTCATCCCGCTCTCCCTCTGGGTCGGCGCGATGGTCGCGTACATGATCATCCAGCCGCTCAACCGGCGTGCGCTGGCCGCCGGCGGCTCCGCCTGGCGGATCGCCCTCGCGGGCTGGCTCCCGGTGGCGGCGATCGGCGTCCTCCAGGTCGCGGCCCTCATGTCGGTCCTGCACTGGGGCCTCGGACTCCAGATGGACCGCGCCGCGGGTACCGTCGGCTTCCTCGCCCTGGTCACCTGCTGCTTCTCCGCGATCATCCAGTGGCTCAACGCCCGCTTCGGCGCGGCCGGCCGGATCCTCGTCCTCGCGGTCCTGATGCTCCAGCTGACCTCGGCGGGCGGCACGTACCCCGTCCAGACCAGTCCGGGCTTCTTCAACGCCGTCCACCCCTTCCTGCCGATGAGCTACGTGGTCGAGGCACTGCGCCGGCTGATCTCCGGCGGCGGGATCGGGCCCGTCTGGCAGGCCTGCGCGGTGCTCGCCGCGTTCACCGTGGGCGCCCTGGCGCTGACCGCGGTGTCGGCCCGCAGGAAGCAGGTCTGGACGCTCGACCGGCTCCACCCCGAACTGACCCTGTGA